The nucleotide sequence ctatgataccacttgttaggatccttcgtacgtggctagagagggggggtgtgaatagccgaccccaaatcgtcgtttctttctacaaaacgtgttagcgcagcgaaaaatacaaagaaacgaaagagaagaaaaccaaaccttaacacaaggatgtaacgaggttcggagattagggctcctactcctcggcgtgtccgtaaggtggacgagtccagtcaatccgtcggtggatgagtccccggagaaccggctaatacaatatactccttgtgggtggagaaacctcgccacaaacgtttgcaacagcaaacaaagagtacaagaacagtaagaaaagcaatacaatatgaatacaatagcactctaccaattgcttgctttcttgtcgactggaggtgaagcagcaacttcacaacccaaacgcagcagcaagtcgacgactggaagctcacgcgaagcttcggaggcgtgCTCAATCGAAGCTCAATTGAAgcagagaagaaaagaagaaggagatattgcagcagcagctctcgacccctttatactgcgaagaagacaatgaagaaactagccgttgcaacgcaacggttAGAACTGACCGATCAAAGCCACCGATCGGGCTTGCTCGATCagggggaccgatcagccctcgtgctgatcggtcccgagcGATCCAGCTCTCACCATGGCGCacttctctgatcggtcgtggagaccgattaggcatactgatcggtcccggaccgatcagagctttcgTCACTGATCGTCGCTGATCGGTtcaggaccgatcagaactccacaAGATGCTCGAGTGGAATCGATCGGTCACTGCACCGATCAGAAACATCGAGCCaccgatcggtctgcagaccgatccaactcctaggtttagagtgtcctctctaacctagttcggagaacgagctaccgagccctctccgactccatatgccaagcttcactcagttggacttctcaacaccagatgtccgatcacccttgatctatctggattttccctcgcccggcttcactcaccaggactttccacctggcttcactcaccaggattttcacactgcctaacatcccagttaggactttctcactgcctggcttcactcaccaggactttccaactgcctaacatcccagttaggactttccctcgtgctaagctccctgcttggacttctccgtgccaagtctccatacttagacttttccagtgtcaagtcttcatacttggacttttcccgtgccaagtctccacacttggacttctcgcgtgccaagctccctgcttggacttttccagtgccaagtctccatacttggacttttcgcgtgccaagctccctgcttggacttttcccgaatcaggtcaaccaggtcaaccttgacctaaggttgcacctacaatctcccaaacacctattcttgtcaaacatcaagaatagaactctctcacgagtgtcaaacatcaacatgcaactcaactaggttaaccttgacctaaggttgcaccgacaatcttcccaagtcaaacatcaaaatacaactcgagtcaagtcacctcgagtcgggtcaaccaggtcaaccttgacctaaggttgcaccaacaaattgcTATTCCATTGACTCAGTTACTACATAAGGATGTGACTTTCCATTTTGATCAGATGTGCTGAGAGGCTTTTGAGGAGCTGAAAGAAGCTCTTGTTACGACACCCATCCTTAGACCATCAGATTGgacccttccttttgagttgatGTGTGATGCTTCAATTATACAGTGGGAGACTTACTCGGAGAGTAGATGGAGCATAACATGCTATATGTTATGCTTCGAGAATGTTGGATGTTGCACAAGCAAATTATACCACCACGGAGAAGGAGCATtgtttttaatttagataaatttagatcttatttattATGTTCTCACATGGTTATTTTTTCTGTTCATGAAGCATTGAAATACCTCCTCAAGAAACCGGATGTAAAACCTAGGTTGATTAGATGGATACTTCTTCTCCGAGAATTCGACATGGAGATACACGGTAGGAGTGGAAGAGAGAACCTAGTGGCAGATCACCTGAGCAGGATTGAGGGAGAATTTGACCACACGGCTATTGTTGATGAATTTCCAAATGAGCACCTCTTTCAGATGCATGGTGAGTCACCATGGTATGCAAATCTAGTTAACTTTATAGTAGCACATGTTTTCCCCATacaattttcaaaaactcaaaaagataaattaaaaagtgatgCAAAATTTTGTGTAGGATAATCCTTATTTGTGGAAATTTTTAGTGATCAGATCATTAGGAGATGCATTCCTGATTATGAGTTCTATTATGTGCTTACTTTTTGCCATTCATTAGCGTGTGGTGGGCATTTTGGAGCCCAGAGGACTACTAGAAAGGTGCTAGAGTGTGGATTATATTGGCCCACCCTGTTTCCCAATGCATATGCTTTTTCTAAATCATGTAATAGGTGTTAGCGAACTAACAACATAGGCCCTAGGAATGAAATGCCCCAACAAACTAtgttgtttcatgaaattttttaTGTTTAGGGAATTGATTTTATGGGCCCATTTCCTGTCTCTTTTAGATTTGTGTATATTTTATTGACAGTTGATTATGTTTCTAAGTGAGTGGAGGTCATTCCCACTAGGACTAATGATTCTTCAGTTGTTGTTAGTTTTGTCAGAATCAATTGTTGTTAGTTTTGTCAGGTCACACATATTTTGCAGGTTTAGAGTACTCAAGGCGATCATCAGTAATCAAGGGTCTCATTTTTATAACAGGCACATGAAAGCTTTGCTAAGTAAGTACGGGGTTGCACATATGGTTTCTACTCCCTATCACTATCAGACAAATAGGCAAATTGAAGTGTCTAATAGGGAAGTTAAAGCAATTCTTGAAAAGACTGTGGGACCTGAAAGAAAGGATTGGAGCAAAAGACTTGATGATGCATTATGGGCTTACAGAACTGCTTTCAAGATCCCTATAGGAATGTCTCCATATAGGATTGTATAAGGAAAAGCTTGTCATCTTCCAGTGGAGATTGAACATAGGGCT is from Zingiber officinale cultivar Zhangliang chromosome 7B, Zo_v1.1, whole genome shotgun sequence and encodes:
- the LOC122004268 gene encoding uncharacterized protein LOC122004268, whose amino-acid sequence is MEIHGRSGRENLVADHLSRIEGEFDHTAIVDEFPNEHLFQMHVDYVSKFRVLKAIISNQGSHFYNRHMKALLSKYGVAHMVSTPYHYQTNRQIEVSNREVKAILEKTVGPERKDWSKRLDDALWAYRTAFKIPIGMSPYRIAVKACNFDASTAGEERKLQLQELEEIRLKAYENSRIYKEKTKNFRDKYIVVKEFKLGEKVLLYKSRLKLIKEIQEAATGQIFKMNGHRLKKFYEEVNVL